One bacterium genomic region harbors:
- the uvrC gene encoding excinuclease ABC subunit UvrC: MIKIAKIPNKPGVYLIKDENGKVIYVGKAKSLRERVRAYFANTSSPKTQVIASKINDIDYIVTNSEVEALILEANLIKLHLPRYNIRLKDDKKYPYIKVTVQEDFPRVFPTRDLRDRSSIYFGPYTSVKTMKRALKSATEIFPIRTCKGRLPARVCLAYHIGRCYAPCEGKISKEEYQSIVQELIDFLSGKSKIVEQNLSSKMNKLASQLEFEEAARVRDRLISVQSIVKKQRVVFDKPVDLDVFGLQSRRAKACIGLILVREGRVLGSEHYILQIQPNTTLGEIIRAFILQYYKNAFFIPQEIVVPAIDEKEVIESWLKRKILLPKGGEKLELIRLAEKNAAFWFEAEKVEKAPKALDQLQTVLKLEKLPKRIEAFDVSNIGGKYAVGSCVSFVDGRAQKSGYRRFKIKTVEGIDDVSMIKEIVTRRVKRGGLPDLILIDGGLGQVRAAHEQIPSVPVFGLAKRFEELYTPDGKVISLPKDSLALRILQRVRDEAHRFAISYHKKLRDKPSSLLNEIPGIGGKRRQALLKHFSTFEQIKRASLKELQNVPGIGKTYAKQIYNFLHLEV, from the coding sequence AATTAATGATATAGATTATATTGTTACAAACTCAGAAGTAGAGGCTTTAATTTTAGAGGCTAACTTGATAAAGCTACATTTACCTCGCTACAATATTAGACTCAAAGATGATAAGAAGTATCCTTACATAAAGGTAACTGTACAGGAAGATTTTCCGCGAGTCTTTCCAACAAGGGACTTAAGAGACAGGAGTTCAATTTATTTTGGTCCATATACAAGTGTGAAGACAATGAAGCGTGCTCTAAAGTCGGCAACTGAGATATTTCCTATAAGAACATGTAAGGGAAGACTTCCTGCAAGGGTTTGTCTTGCTTACCATATAGGGAGATGCTATGCACCTTGTGAAGGCAAAATAAGTAAGGAAGAATACCAAAGTATTGTCCAAGAGCTTATAGATTTTCTATCCGGTAAATCAAAAATAGTTGAGCAAAATTTGAGCTCTAAAATGAATAAACTGGCGTCACAATTGGAATTTGAGGAGGCAGCAAGAGTTAGAGACAGACTAATAAGTGTCCAATCCATAGTGAAAAAGCAAAGGGTAGTTTTTGATAAACCGGTTGACCTTGATGTATTTGGACTTCAAAGTAGAAGAGCTAAGGCTTGTATTGGACTTATTCTTGTGAGAGAGGGTAGGGTACTGGGAAGTGAACACTATATTCTTCAGATTCAGCCAAATACAACCCTAGGTGAAATAATTCGCGCCTTTATTTTGCAATATTACAAAAATGCATTCTTCATCCCTCAAGAAATAGTGGTCCCAGCTATTGATGAAAAGGAAGTAATAGAGAGCTGGCTCAAGCGAAAGATTTTACTCCCCAAGGGTGGCGAGAAGCTTGAGCTTATAAGACTTGCTGAAAAAAATGCCGCATTCTGGTTTGAAGCTGAGAAGGTAGAAAAAGCACCTAAAGCACTTGACCAACTACAGACAGTCTTGAAATTAGAAAAACTACCAAAACGGATTGAAGCATTTGATGTCTCAAATATAGGTGGCAAATATGCGGTTGGCTCATGTGTATCATTTGTTGATGGAAGGGCTCAAAAATCAGGCTACAGGAGGTTTAAAATCAAGACAGTGGAAGGGATAGATGATGTTAGTATGATAAAGGAAATTGTAACCCGTAGAGTAAAGAGAGGTGGGCTTCCCGACCTTATACTTATAGATGGTGGATTAGGACAGGTGAGAGCTGCACATGAGCAAATTCCTTCTGTGCCAGTTTTTGGTCTTGCAAAGAGGTTCGAAGAGTTATACACACCAGATGGCAAAGTTATCTCTTTACCAAAAGATTCGCTTGCTTTAAGGATACTTCAGCGTGTAAGGGATGAAGCCCATAGGTTTGCAATCTCGTATCACAAAAAGCTACGCGATAAACCAAGTTCACTACTTAACGAGATTCCAGGAATAGGTGGTAAGAGAAGGCAAGCTCTTCTCAAACACTTTTCAACCTTTGAGCAGATAAAGCGAGCCTCACTTAAGGAGCTACAAAATGTCCCAGGAATAGGTAAGACTTATGCAAAACAAATCTACAACTTTTTGCATCTTGAAGTCTAA